Proteins encoded by one window of Aphis gossypii isolate Hap1 chromosome X, ASM2018417v2, whole genome shotgun sequence:
- the LOC126552444 gene encoding uncharacterized protein LOC126552444, translating to MDLKIEHILTTKRGKRCIVIEQYKYTESNILQNETIRFRCTNKKCKVSVLIDSNVKNILEMTTHLHNHEPSTKRSLAIDIIRSSSKKKATEQTHEKPNKIIRKELLADKSGLQNELNYSDINLIRRSIYRSRKQQYPILPKSQKESFDQLYDMQSTIKYNDQQFCFVNQQKSIVILTCRDNLQLLCKSKNVFGDGTFSYCPKFFCQLYTLHVYTYNYYVPVAYIFLTSKSTNNYLNMWFEISKLCNELIGKILQVDFFHSDFEKAAHLATTQTFPNCQLITCTFHLGQSWYRQIVKHKNLSKAYSIKDSEIGLWLKFFFGLSFLPPSEVGDAFTELLSIMPADNECVQFADYVLDTYIDENSEFPPHLWASSPIFDHPRTTNGPESFHSHFNKQFYTPHPHVHQVIAVLLEIQTENMIKINSISKNIPNVQRKETIKKKEFVQETWIKYEKGNISQLEYIKCLVIIKDAIVWSCKQNDKKLNRCVLVLDKEGLQIGSSACRMHDLCDEGVIRE from the coding sequence atggatttaaaaattgaacatattttaactacGAAAAGAGGTAAAAGATGTATAGTTATCGAACAGTACAAATACACAGAATCAAATATTCTTCAAAATGAAACAATTCGATTTCGttgtacaaacaaaaaatgtaaagtaaGTGTCTTAATTGAtagtaatgtaaaaaatatattagagatGACAACACATTTACATAATCATGAGCCGAGTACAAAAAGGTCTTTAGCTATAGATATAATTCGAAgttcttctaaaaaaaaagctacTGAACAAACACATGAAaaacctaataaaattattaggaaAGAATTATTAGCAGATAAGTCAGGGCTTCAGAATGAACTTAACTAttctgatattaatttaattaggcGATCAATTTATCGTAGTCGTAAACAACAGTACCCAATATTACCAAAATCTCAAAAAGAATCATTTGATCAATTATATGATATGCAAtcaacaattaaatacaatgatcaacaattttgttttgtaaatcaACAAAagtcaattgttattttaacttgtCGTGACAATTTACAGCTCCTgtgtaaatctaaaaatgtctTTGGAGACGGAACATTTTCGTATTGTCCCAAGTTTTTTTGTcaactatatacattacatgtctatacttacaattattatgtaccagtagcatatatatttttaacatcaaaatcaacaaacaattatttgaatatgtgGTTTGAAATATCTAAGTTATGTAATGAACTAATTGGCAAAATTCTTCAagtagatttttttcattcggATTTTGAAAAAGCTGCACATTTAGCTACAACGCAAACATTTCCTAACTGTCAGTTAATAACATGTACATTTCATTTAGGCCAAAGTTGGTATAGGCAaatagtaaaacataaaaacttatCGAAAGCGTATTCAATTAAAGATTCTGAAATCGGATTGTggctaaaatttttttttggtttatcaTTTTTGCCACCATCCGAAGTAGGAGATGCATTTACTGAGTTGTTATCAATTATGCCAGCTGACAATGAATGTGTACAATTTGCTGATTATGTCTTGGACACCTATATAGACGAAAACTCAGAGTTCCCCCCTCATTTGTGGGCGTCATCACCAATATTTGACCATCCCAGAACCACAAATGGACCAGAATCATTTCATTCTCACtttaacaaacaattttacacaCCACACCCTCATGTACATCAAGTCATTGCAGTATTATTAGAAATCCAAActgaaaatatgattaaaatcaattccatttcaaaaaatatcccTAACGTTCAACGAaaagaaactataaaaaaaaaagagtttgTGCAAGAAACGTggattaaatatgaaaaagggAACATTAGCCAATtagaatacataaaatgtttag